A region of Streptomyces sp. WMMC500 DNA encodes the following proteins:
- a CDS encoding mannonate dehydratase, producing the protein MESPAHDGSSRRSFLKRGSTAAAAAAIGASAGAAGTAFAAPGGHGGGHGPGGNAPFPQLNWPDEVREGPDTPRLCQWIDRRPDEATVRKWRQAGVTGVVSGAPDSPWTVEELTADRENLEANGLHVTAFLISAPDSVVRGEDGRDQAIEDMKTSLVAAGRAGIPVVEYNWYVHRLKEGYYEEIDETDRIGAGYTAFDLDHEVDGVKVRDLPRPDGVPAFTREELWEHYEHFLREVMPVAEEAGVRMAVHPNDPPAAISRGTPQIMGSVPDWKRMVDTVDSPANGMTVHAGVTAEVGFDSVDFLRWMCRKDRVNHIHYRNVRVDKPRVKYAEVFPDNGETDMFGFMRQLIRAGYARGILAEHPRANDFDRENGSDQSNQYKDVGGGGHGMELYDTGYARAMMQAALIMERGRFGHGDDDHDDDR; encoded by the coding sequence ATGGAATCCCCAGCGCACGACGGCAGTTCGCGCCGCTCGTTCCTCAAACGCGGCTCGACCGCCGCCGCGGCGGCCGCGATCGGCGCCTCGGCGGGCGCCGCGGGTACGGCGTTCGCCGCCCCGGGCGGCCACGGAGGCGGCCACGGCCCCGGCGGCAACGCCCCGTTCCCGCAGCTCAACTGGCCCGACGAGGTCCGTGAAGGACCCGACACCCCCAGGCTCTGCCAGTGGATCGACCGCCGCCCCGACGAGGCGACGGTCCGCAAGTGGCGGCAGGCCGGCGTCACCGGAGTGGTCTCCGGCGCCCCCGACTCCCCGTGGACGGTCGAGGAGCTGACGGCGGACCGCGAGAACCTGGAGGCCAACGGCCTGCACGTGACCGCCTTCCTCATCAGCGCCCCCGACTCGGTCGTGCGTGGCGAGGACGGCCGCGACCAGGCCATCGAGGACATGAAGACGTCGCTGGTGGCCGCGGGCCGGGCCGGCATCCCGGTGGTCGAGTACAACTGGTACGTCCACCGGCTGAAGGAGGGCTACTACGAGGAGATCGACGAGACCGACCGCATCGGCGCCGGCTACACCGCCTTCGACCTCGACCACGAGGTGGACGGCGTCAAGGTCCGCGACCTCCCGCGCCCCGACGGCGTGCCCGCCTTCACCCGCGAGGAACTCTGGGAGCACTACGAGCACTTCCTGCGCGAGGTCATGCCGGTCGCCGAGGAGGCCGGCGTGCGGATGGCGGTCCACCCCAACGACCCGCCCGCCGCGATCAGCCGCGGCACCCCGCAGATCATGGGCTCGGTCCCGGACTGGAAGCGGATGGTCGACACCGTCGACAGCCCGGCGAACGGCATGACCGTGCACGCGGGTGTGACGGCGGAGGTCGGCTTCGACTCCGTCGACTTCCTGCGCTGGATGTGCCGCAAGGACCGGGTCAACCACATCCACTACCGCAACGTCCGGGTCGACAAGCCGCGCGTGAAGTACGCGGAGGTCTTCCCGGACAACGGCGAGACCGACATGTTCGGCTTCATGCGCCAGCTCATCCGGGCGGGCTACGCGCGGGGCATCCTCGCCGAGCACCCGCGGGCGAACGACTTCGACCGCGAGAACGGCTCCGACCAGAGCAACCAGTACAAGGACGTGGGCGGCGGCGGCCACGGCATGGAGCTGTACGACACCGGCTACGCGCGGGCGATGATGCAGGCCGCGCTGATCATGGAGCGGGGCCGGTTCGGGCACGGCGACGACGACCACGACGACGACCGCTAG
- the groEL gene encoding chaperonin GroEL, whose protein sequence is MSGLLFEDAARAALRRGVDAVADAARVTLGPRGRLVVLGGGTGPGSAGSRGAGPRPDRSGAGRSGAGRSGAGSDRSGAGAGGAAPGAGRGAGGAGTGGGAGTASGPVATRDGATVASAVTEAVRLSDPYANLGASLVRQAATRTRRAAGDGTTTTIVLTQALYAAGLRAVTAGADPVAVRRGLDAAAAAAVAYLTDTARPLDGEHDAARVAAAAGRDPALGELVAGAFAKAGRNAAISVEEAHVAGVELEFTDGLRLDRGFLSPFMMTHPEQGTAVLEDPYVLLHHGRIAGPDDLLPVMERVAATGRPLLVVADSVQQDALAALVANRLRGTLLSAAVPAPALGARRLAHLEDLAALTGAEVVVPEKGMPTGATELSSLGRAERVVVTRRTTTVTRGAGSPEAVARQVAHLEYALAGAVSDFDREVLELRLARLTGGVAVLRVGGATDPERAERRERVAGAVAAVRAALAEGVVPGGGTGLAGAREAVDGLLSGGTGQGDGTGPGDGTPARALSPDERAGALAVRAALTAPLRQLADNAGADGARVVAETAGLPPGHGWNADTGTYGDLPAAGVLDPVRVPRTALENAASVAGLMLTAGALVVDRKPRDPDAVSWRRRGHGHHHGSGHSHGHSHHH, encoded by the coding sequence GTGAGCGGGCTGCTCTTCGAGGACGCCGCGCGGGCCGCCCTGCGCCGCGGCGTGGACGCGGTCGCGGACGCGGCGCGGGTCACGCTGGGGCCGCGGGGGCGGCTGGTGGTGCTGGGCGGCGGTACGGGACCGGGGTCGGCCGGCTCCCGGGGCGCGGGCCCGCGCCCCGACCGCTCCGGGGCGGGCCGCTCCGGTGCCGGCCGCTCCGGCGCCGGCTCCGACCGCTCCGGGGCCGGCGCCGGAGGCGCCGCTCCGGGGGCAGGGCGCGGGGCCGGGGGCGCGGGTACCGGCGGCGGGGCCGGCACCGCCTCCGGCCCCGTCGCCACCCGCGACGGGGCCACCGTCGCGTCCGCCGTCACCGAAGCCGTCCGGCTCTCCGACCCGTACGCGAACCTCGGCGCCTCCCTCGTCCGCCAGGCCGCCACCCGCACCCGCCGCGCCGCCGGCGACGGCACGACGACGACCATCGTGCTCACCCAGGCGCTGTACGCGGCCGGGCTGCGCGCGGTGACCGCCGGGGCCGATCCCGTCGCCGTTCGCCGCGGCCTCGACGCCGCGGCGGCGGCGGCCGTCGCGTACCTGACCGACACCGCCCGCCCCCTCGACGGCGAGCACGACGCCGCGCGGGTCGCCGCCGCGGCGGGCCGCGACCCCGCGCTCGGCGAGCTGGTCGCCGGCGCCTTCGCCAAGGCCGGGCGGAACGCGGCGATCTCCGTCGAGGAGGCGCACGTGGCGGGCGTGGAGCTGGAGTTCACCGACGGCCTGCGGCTGGACCGCGGCTTCCTCAGCCCGTTCATGATGACCCACCCCGAGCAGGGCACGGCGGTGCTGGAGGACCCGTACGTCCTGCTGCACCACGGCCGCATCGCCGGTCCCGACGACCTCCTGCCGGTCATGGAGCGGGTCGCGGCCACGGGCCGCCCGCTGCTGGTCGTCGCGGACTCCGTCCAGCAGGACGCGCTCGCGGCGCTGGTCGCCAACCGCCTGCGCGGCACGCTGCTCTCCGCGGCCGTCCCGGCGCCGGCGCTGGGCGCGCGGCGGCTCGCGCACCTGGAGGACCTGGCGGCGCTGACGGGCGCGGAGGTGGTGGTGCCGGAGAAGGGGATGCCGACCGGGGCGACGGAGCTGTCGTCGCTGGGGCGCGCGGAGCGGGTGGTGGTGACGAGGCGGACGACGACGGTGACGCGGGGCGCGGGGTCGCCCGAGGCGGTCGCGCGGCAGGTGGCGCACCTGGAGTACGCGCTCGCCGGGGCGGTGTCCGACTTCGACCGGGAGGTGCTGGAGCTGCGGCTGGCCCGGCTGACGGGCGGGGTGGCGGTGCTGCGGGTCGGCGGTGCCACGGACCCGGAGCGCGCGGAGCGGCGGGAGCGCGTCGCGGGCGCGGTGGCGGCGGTACGGGCGGCGCTGGCGGAGGGCGTCGTGCCGGGCGGCGGCACGGGGCTGGCGGGCGCGCGGGAGGCGGTGGACGGTCTGCTGAGCGGCGGTACGGGGCAGGGCGACGGGACCGGGCCGGGCGACGGGACGCCCGCACGCGCCCTGTCCCCCGACGAGCGGGCGGGCGCCCTGGCCGTACGGGCCGCCCTCACCGCCCCGCTGCGGCAGCTCGCCGACAACGCCGGCGCGGACGGCGCCCGCGTGGTCGCCGAGACGGCCGGCCTCCCGCCGGGCCACGGCTGGAACGCGGACACCGGCACGTACGGTGACCTGCCCGCGGCCGGCGTACTCGACCCGGTCCGCGTGCCCCGTACCGCCCTGGAGAACGCCGCCTCCGTGGCGGGGCTGATGCTCACCGCCGGCGCCCTGGTGGTCGACCGGAAGCCGCGCGACCCGGACGCGGTGAGCTGGCGCCGCAGAGGCCACGGCCACCACCACGGCTCGGGTCACAGCCACGGTCACAGTCACCACCACTGA
- a CDS encoding Hsp20/alpha crystallin family protein gives MLMRTDPFREFDRLTQQLFGTAERPVAMPMDAYRAGDDFVIHLDLPGVDPETIDLGVERNVLTVHAERRSAAPDGTELVVAERPRGRFSRQVFLGEMLDTDRIEARYDDGVLTLRIPVAEQAKPRKIRIVGGDSKKQIAN, from the coding sequence ATGCTCATGCGTACCGACCCCTTCCGGGAGTTCGACCGCCTCACCCAGCAGCTCTTCGGCACCGCCGAGCGCCCCGTAGCCATGCCGATGGACGCGTACCGCGCCGGTGACGACTTCGTGATCCACCTCGACCTGCCCGGCGTCGACCCCGAGACCATCGACCTCGGTGTCGAGCGCAACGTCCTCACCGTCCACGCCGAACGCAGGTCCGCGGCCCCGGACGGGACGGAGCTGGTCGTGGCGGAGCGCCCGCGCGGACGCTTCAGCCGCCAGGTCTTCCTCGGCGAGATGCTGGACACCGACCGCATCGAGGCGCGCTACGACGACGGAGTCCTCACCCTGCGCATCCCGGTCGCCGAGCAGGCGAAGCCGCGCAAGATCCGGATCGTGGGCGGCGACTCGAAGAAGCAGATCGCGAACTGA
- a CDS encoding DUF2267 domain-containing protein: protein MRWTQFTAQVKDFGQYPTAREAERVTRVVLSALGGHLPPPERAELAARLPVEAARTLADQVPATRRPAGAAEFVESVALRIDGATTATARWDVSSVLCVIAEAVGDDDLLTRVLATLPPGFALLFGRADLTQARATAA from the coding sequence ATGCGATGGACGCAGTTCACAGCCCAGGTCAAGGACTTCGGTCAGTACCCGACGGCGCGCGAGGCAGAGCGCGTCACACGGGTCGTCCTCTCGGCGCTCGGCGGGCACCTGCCCCCGCCCGAACGCGCGGAGCTGGCCGCCCGCCTGCCGGTGGAGGCCGCCCGTACGCTCGCCGACCAGGTTCCCGCCACGCGGCGGCCGGCGGGGGCGGCGGAGTTCGTGGAGTCGGTGGCGCTCCGCATCGACGGCGCGACGACGGCCACGGCGCGGTGGGACGTCAGCTCGGTTCTGTGCGTGATCGCGGAGGCAGTGGGCGACGACGACCTCCTCACCCGCGTGCTCGCCACCCTCCCCCCGGGCTTCGCGCTGCTCTTCGGCCGCGCGGACCTGACGCAGGCCAGGGCAACGGCAGCCTGA
- a CDS encoding DNA polymerase III subunit delta', giving the protein MTVWDELVGQERVGEQLAAAARAADARVTAEAGQPASASAPGDASDRPSTSAMTHAWLFTGPPGAGLATTARAFAAALQCVSPDRAAAGPGCGFCDGCHTALVGTHADVTVIATDLLTIGVKETRDLVRRAQLAPSGGRWQVIVVEDADRLTEGAGNVLLKAVEEPAPRTVWLLCAPSLEDVLPTIRSRCRHLSLSTPAVAAVAAVLVHRDGVTPAVAESAARAAGGHLDRARRLATDDRARARRAAVLRIPLRVEDIGGCLRAAQELVDVAADAAKERAEELDEQETEEMRTALGAQPGGRMPRGTAGVMKDLQERQKRRATRSQRDSLDLALTDLAGFYRDVLALQLGAVADASLLPCADVGEGLRRIAEDSGPEMTLRRIDAIMECREALERNVAPLLALEAMTVTLRKP; this is encoded by the coding sequence ATGACGGTGTGGGACGAGTTGGTCGGGCAGGAACGGGTCGGTGAGCAGTTGGCCGCCGCAGCCCGGGCGGCCGACGCACGGGTCACGGCGGAAGCAGGGCAACCCGCCTCGGCCTCAGCGCCGGGGGATGCCTCCGACCGCCCCTCCACCTCGGCGATGACGCACGCCTGGCTGTTCACCGGCCCGCCCGGCGCCGGCCTGGCGACGACCGCCCGCGCCTTCGCCGCCGCGCTCCAGTGCGTCAGCCCGGACCGCGCCGCCGCCGGTCCCGGATGCGGCTTCTGCGACGGCTGCCACACCGCCCTCGTCGGCACCCACGCCGACGTCACCGTCATCGCCACGGACCTCCTCACCATCGGCGTCAAGGAGACGCGCGACCTGGTCCGCCGCGCCCAGCTCGCCCCCTCCGGCGGACGCTGGCAGGTCATCGTCGTCGAGGACGCCGACCGCCTCACCGAGGGCGCCGGCAACGTCCTGCTGAAGGCCGTCGAGGAGCCCGCCCCGCGCACGGTCTGGCTGCTGTGCGCGCCGTCGCTGGAGGACGTGCTGCCCACGATCCGCTCCCGCTGCCGCCACCTCTCCCTCAGCACCCCCGCCGTCGCGGCGGTCGCCGCCGTCCTCGTCCATCGCGACGGCGTCACCCCCGCCGTCGCCGAGTCCGCCGCCCGCGCGGCCGGCGGCCACCTCGACCGCGCCCGCCGCCTGGCCACCGACGACCGCGCCCGCGCCCGCCGGGCGGCGGTGCTGCGGATACCGCTGCGGGTCGAGGACATCGGCGGCTGCCTGCGCGCGGCGCAGGAGCTGGTCGACGTCGCGGCGGACGCGGCGAAGGAACGGGCCGAGGAGCTGGACGAGCAGGAGACGGAGGAGATGCGCACGGCGCTCGGCGCGCAGCCGGGCGGCCGGATGCCGCGCGGTACGGCGGGCGTGATGAAGGACCTCCAGGAGCGCCAGAAGCGCCGGGCCACGCGCAGCCAGCGCGACAGCCTCGACCTGGCCCTCACCGACCTCGCCGGCTTCTACCGCGACGTGCTCGCGCTCCAACTGGGCGCGGTGGCCGACGCCTCGCTGCTGCCCTGCGCGGACGTGGGGGAGGGGCTCCGGCGGATCGCGGAGGACAGCGGTCCGGAGATGACGCTGCGGCGGATCGACGCGATCATGGAGTGCCGGGAGGCGCTGGAGCGGAACGTGGCCCCGCTGCTGGCGCTGGAGGCGATGACGGTGACGCTGCGCAAACCGTAG
- a CDS encoding alpha/beta hydrolase: protein MDFRSLFRTAAPVTALAVLVAAAGCDSAGSDGGGTGTGGSGADAARAGSVSRVLEPLPVQIPADLKPYYEQKLRWTECAAPGFECATLRVPLDYAAPGGEDVELAVARKPAENPAERLGSLQVNPGGPGASAIEFLQNFAGVGYPEEVRAGYDIVAVDPRGVGGSQPVRCLTDAAFEAHTQVDQTPDDEREVEALTASFDRFAQGCAERAGKLLGHVSTEEAARDMDVLRAVLGDKKLTYVGASYGTMLGATYAGLFPQRSGRLVLDGAMDPSLTSRQLNLDQNAGFTTAFDAFAEDCVQRSDCPLGTDSAEDAGRQLRSFLDRLDAKPVPTGEERRLGEPLATMGVLMAMYQEDFWPQLRDSLTDAMERKDGSGMLALADMYFEREPDGSYGSMMYGFAAVNCIDQPPPFETPADVEKLVPAFEADSPVFGRDFAWAALNCADWPVPATGEANRIEASGTPPILVVGTTRDPATPYVWAESLAAQLDEGVLLTYEGDGHTAYARGNTCIDTAVDTYLLEGTPPQNGKRCR from the coding sequence ATGGACTTCCGCAGCCTGTTCCGCACGGCCGCACCCGTCACCGCACTGGCGGTGCTGGTCGCCGCCGCCGGGTGTGACTCCGCCGGCTCCGACGGCGGCGGCACGGGCACCGGCGGCAGCGGCGCCGACGCCGCCCGCGCCGGCAGCGTCAGCCGGGTGCTCGAACCGCTCCCGGTGCAGATCCCCGCGGACCTGAAGCCGTACTACGAGCAGAAGCTGCGCTGGACCGAGTGCGCCGCCCCCGGTTTCGAGTGCGCGACGCTGCGCGTACCGCTGGACTACGCCGCCCCGGGCGGCGAGGACGTGGAACTGGCGGTGGCCCGCAAGCCGGCCGAGAACCCCGCCGAGCGCCTGGGCTCACTGCAGGTGAACCCGGGCGGCCCGGGCGCCTCGGCGATCGAGTTCCTGCAGAACTTCGCGGGCGTCGGCTACCCGGAGGAGGTCCGGGCCGGGTACGACATCGTGGCGGTGGACCCGCGCGGCGTGGGCGGCAGCCAGCCGGTGCGGTGCCTGACGGACGCCGCGTTCGAGGCGCACACCCAGGTCGACCAGACACCCGACGACGAGCGCGAGGTCGAGGCGCTGACCGCGTCGTTCGACCGCTTCGCGCAGGGCTGCGCGGAGCGCGCGGGCAAGCTGCTGGGCCACGTCTCGACGGAGGAGGCGGCCCGGGACATGGACGTGCTCCGCGCCGTCCTCGGCGACAAGAAGCTGACCTACGTCGGCGCCTCGTACGGCACGATGCTCGGCGCCACCTACGCGGGCCTCTTCCCGCAGCGCTCCGGCCGCCTGGTCCTCGACGGCGCCATGGACCCGTCCCTCACCTCCCGCCAACTGAACCTCGACCAGAACGCGGGCTTCACCACGGCCTTCGACGCCTTCGCCGAGGACTGCGTCCAGCGCTCGGACTGCCCGCTCGGCACGGACAGCGCCGAGGACGCGGGCCGGCAGCTCCGCAGCTTCCTGGACCGCCTCGACGCGAAGCCGGTGCCCACCGGCGAGGAGCGCCGGCTGGGCGAGCCGCTGGCCACGATGGGCGTGCTGATGGCGATGTACCAGGAGGACTTCTGGCCGCAGCTTCGCGACTCGCTCACGGACGCCATGGAGCGCAAGGACGGCAGCGGGATGCTGGCGCTGGCGGACATGTACTTCGAACGGGAGCCGGACGGCTCGTACGGCAGCATGATGTACGGCTTCGCGGCCGTGAACTGCATCGACCAGCCGCCCCCCTTCGAGACCCCGGCGGACGTCGAGAAGCTGGTCCCTGCCTTCGAGGCGGACTCCCCGGTCTTCGGCCGCGACTTCGCCTGGGCGGCCCTGAACTGCGCCGACTGGCCGGTCCCCGCCACCGGCGAGGCCAACCGCATCGAGGCGTCGGGCACCCCCCCGATCCTGGTCGTCGGCACCACCCGCGACCCGGCGACCCCGTACGTCTGGGCGGAGAGCCTGGCGGCCCAGCTCGACGAGGGCGTGCTCCTCACGTACGAGGGCGACGGCCACACCGCGTACGCGCGGGGCAACACCTGCATCGACACCGCGGTCGACACCTACCTCCTGGAAGGCACCCCACCCCAGAACGGCAAACGCTGCCGCTGA
- a CDS encoding LLM class flavin-dependent oxidoreductase yields MRAGVVVAAQPGVEDLALRAEELGLDSFWVYDTPMVHGDPFVALSLCAKATRGIRLGIGVTSPALRSAPAAASAFASLNALAPGRIICGVGTGNTARRTLGMPPSKVAELENFVAALQDLCAGRPTTYREGDRVRDIRFLHSGAHVNTTDPIEFVVAALHGPKAAAVAGRRGTGLISVGLLDPAAWQAMREARREAAPGDANGDCYLVTPLHLLDENEDATGDAARDATGHLVMSLLDFAADTPDFAAQLAPDEREAVRRLLDRRGTTATAPDRYTKIYPNYLGRIAPHDRDLILPSLMNTVALVGTGDDLRARLTTLEQAGIDELIIQPVIDPPTEMTHLAKLLT; encoded by the coding sequence ATGCGCGCAGGTGTCGTGGTCGCCGCACAACCCGGAGTGGAAGATCTCGCCTTACGGGCCGAGGAGTTGGGCCTCGACAGTTTCTGGGTGTACGACACCCCGATGGTCCACGGGGATCCCTTCGTCGCCCTGAGCCTCTGCGCGAAGGCCACCCGCGGCATCAGACTCGGCATCGGCGTGACCTCACCGGCGCTGCGCTCCGCCCCGGCCGCGGCGAGCGCGTTCGCCAGCCTCAACGCCCTGGCGCCGGGCCGGATCATCTGCGGCGTCGGCACCGGCAACACGGCCCGGCGCACGCTGGGCATGCCGCCCAGCAAGGTGGCCGAGCTGGAGAACTTCGTCGCCGCCCTACAGGACCTCTGCGCGGGACGCCCGACCACGTACCGCGAAGGAGACCGGGTCCGCGACATCCGGTTCCTGCACAGTGGGGCACACGTGAACACCACCGACCCGATCGAGTTCGTCGTGGCCGCCCTGCACGGCCCCAAGGCAGCCGCCGTCGCCGGCCGCCGCGGCACCGGCCTCATCTCGGTCGGCCTCCTCGACCCCGCCGCCTGGCAGGCCATGCGCGAGGCCCGCCGCGAGGCCGCCCCAGGCGACGCCAACGGGGACTGCTACCTGGTCACCCCGCTCCACCTGCTCGACGAGAACGAGGACGCCACCGGCGACGCGGCCCGCGACGCGACCGGCCACCTCGTCATGTCGCTGCTGGACTTCGCCGCCGACACCCCGGACTTCGCCGCACAACTCGCCCCCGACGAACGCGAGGCGGTACGCCGACTCCTGGACCGCCGCGGCACCACCGCCACCGCCCCGGACCGCTACACCAAGATCTACCCCAACTACCTCGGCCGCATCGCACCCCACGACCGCGACCTGATCCTCCCCTCCCTGATGAACACCGTGGCCCTCGTCGGCACCGGCGACGATCTCCGCGCCCGCCTCACCACCCTGGAACAGGCCGGCATCGACGAACTCATCATCCAACCGGTAATCGACCCACCCACCGAAATGACCCACCTCGCCAAACTCCTCACCTGA
- a CDS encoding xanthine dehydrogenase family protein molybdopterin-binding subunit, with the protein MTATQAPATGTRSLDTRRVDAREKVTGRARYAADRVPDNVAYGQWATARTGKGRIVRVDTSAAETVPGVRLVITRFGPDELGDPGFVMAGGHAVQSLVPLRDDHVAYRGQPIALVLADDLVAATEAAQLVTAEYEDEPFTAKIDGEGTDTVLQEQAIPLPFLADVKVGDADAAFAASPVQVDGTYENPAQHAMPMEPNASVVHWDGDRLIVDDTTQNSNAVRFGLATQLGIDPADVEVRSPYVGGGFGQKNSMHLHLGPIALAARRLGRPVKMVLPRPQVFHLGAFRPNTVHHVRLGATENGELLAAIHEVDQQTSRHDLFPTEITTVSSRLYAAPAFRGEQRLVRTDVQTPGFMRSPHESPSMFAFESAMDELAYATGRDPVELRLANDAATDPVTGLPFSGRHLAECLRRGAARFGWDARDPEPGSMTAEDGSNIGWGVAAGCYPGDMVPVVAHLSAASDGTIVVGVGGHEMGQGIRSAVALLVARDLGVPVNTVIVQAGDTRVAPQHLTAGSWGTASALPAVLAALGELRRALGVPDSGDVDVPAAVRATNRPEVAVEATSLAPGQGEQDRGQLDKGGLAIGGPVYPEFVTFSWVAHFVEVRVERTTRRIRVPRVVSVVDCGRVASPVTAESQVRGGVVWGIGQALREESEVDTRFGGFLNTTLEDYAVPVNLDIQQIDVDFIDEPDLRFNAAGVKGAGEVCMVGVAAAIANAVHHATGRRVRRLPIRLEHVL; encoded by the coding sequence ATGACCGCCACCCAGGCCCCCGCCACCGGTACCCGGTCGCTGGACACCCGCCGCGTCGACGCCCGCGAGAAGGTCACGGGCCGCGCTCGCTACGCCGCCGACCGCGTACCCGACAACGTCGCGTACGGGCAGTGGGCCACCGCGCGTACCGGCAAGGGGCGCATCGTGCGCGTCGACACCTCCGCCGCGGAAACCGTGCCCGGCGTCCGGCTGGTGATCACGCGGTTCGGGCCGGACGAACTGGGCGACCCCGGTTTCGTCATGGCCGGCGGGCACGCCGTGCAGAGCCTGGTGCCGCTGCGCGACGACCATGTCGCCTACCGCGGCCAGCCGATCGCGCTGGTCCTGGCGGACGACCTGGTCGCCGCGACCGAGGCGGCGCAGCTCGTCACCGCCGAGTACGAGGACGAACCGTTCACCGCGAAGATCGACGGTGAGGGCACCGACACCGTGCTCCAGGAGCAGGCGATCCCGCTGCCGTTCCTGGCCGACGTCAAGGTCGGCGACGCGGACGCGGCGTTCGCGGCCAGCCCGGTGCAGGTCGACGGCACGTATGAGAACCCCGCCCAGCACGCCATGCCGATGGAGCCGAACGCGAGCGTCGTGCACTGGGACGGCGACCGGTTGATCGTCGACGACACCACCCAGAACTCGAACGCGGTACGGTTCGGGCTCGCCACCCAGCTCGGCATCGACCCGGCCGACGTCGAGGTCCGCTCCCCGTACGTCGGCGGCGGATTCGGCCAGAAGAACTCCATGCATCTGCACCTCGGGCCGATCGCCCTCGCCGCGCGCCGGCTCGGCAGGCCGGTGAAGATGGTGCTGCCCCGGCCGCAGGTCTTCCACCTCGGCGCGTTCCGGCCGAACACGGTGCACCACGTGCGGCTCGGCGCGACCGAGAACGGCGAACTCCTCGCCGCGATCCACGAGGTCGACCAGCAGACCTCGCGGCACGACCTGTTCCCGACGGAGATCACCACGGTCTCGTCCCGCCTCTACGCGGCGCCCGCGTTCCGCGGCGAGCAGCGCCTGGTCCGTACCGACGTGCAGACCCCCGGCTTCATGCGGTCGCCGCACGAGAGCCCGTCCATGTTCGCGTTCGAGTCGGCCATGGACGAACTCGCCTACGCGACGGGCCGCGACCCGGTGGAACTGCGGCTGGCCAACGACGCCGCCACCGACCCGGTCACCGGCCTGCCGTTCTCCGGCCGGCACCTGGCCGAGTGCCTGCGCCGCGGCGCGGCCCGGTTCGGCTGGGACGCACGCGACCCCGAGCCGGGATCGATGACCGCAGAGGACGGTTCGAACATCGGCTGGGGCGTGGCGGCCGGCTGCTATCCCGGCGACATGGTGCCGGTCGTCGCGCACCTGTCCGCGGCGTCCGACGGCACGATCGTCGTCGGCGTCGGCGGACACGAGATGGGCCAGGGGATCCGCTCGGCCGTCGCGCTGCTGGTCGCGCGGGACCTGGGCGTACCGGTGAACACGGTGATCGTGCAGGCCGGCGACACGCGGGTGGCGCCGCAGCACCTCACCGCCGGCTCCTGGGGCACCGCAAGCGCGCTGCCCGCCGTGCTGGCCGCCCTGGGCGAACTGCGCCGGGCCCTCGGCGTCCCCGACTCCGGCGACGTGGACGTCCCGGCCGCGGTCCGTGCCACGAACAGGCCGGAGGTGGCGGTCGAGGCCACCTCGCTCGCACCCGGCCAGGGCGAGCAGGACCGCGGGCAGCTCGACAAGGGCGGCCTCGCCATCGGCGGACCGGTCTACCCCGAGTTCGTCACGTTCAGTTGGGTCGCGCACTTCGTCGAGGTCCGGGTCGAACGGACCACGCGGCGCATCCGGGTGCCGCGCGTGGTCAGCGTCGTGGACTGCGGCCGGGTGGCCAGCCCGGTCACGGCGGAAAGCCAGGTCCGCGGCGGCGTGGTGTGGGGGATCGGGCAGGCGCTGCGCGAGGAGAGCGAGGTGGACACCCGGTTCGGCGGCTTCCTCAACACGACGCTGGAGGACTACGCGGTGCCCGTCAACCTGGACATCCAGCAGATCGACGTCGACTTCATCGACGAACCCGACCTGCGGTTCAACGCGGCCGGGGTGAAGGGCGCGGGCGAGGTCTGCATGGTCGGCGTGGCCGCGGCGATCGCGAACGCCGTGCACCACGCGACCGGCCGGCGCGTACGCCGGCTGCCGATCCGGCTGGAACATGTCCTCTGA